One genomic segment of Polyodon spathula isolate WHYD16114869_AA chromosome 17, ASM1765450v1, whole genome shotgun sequence includes these proteins:
- the LOC121329586 gene encoding uncharacterized protein LOC121329586, whose amino-acid sequence MQQGTGGWLSEEDVSEQACQAGDYEKLAQVCIMSKRPHLALEYNGKATKIRQKAFGNDHPITARSLELLASVYAEIGKTEYSDTIGQYTSALSKTFSPADSFSEVLNGVPLAKTEVRPDGKRLHKKDLLLSPTNSKEKQVTTCKCLTSILRKRSSFSCSENEFMHRKKSDRRVRFREPEIIVHDIPYYDCLLGYDQSTNRTHFALLACIFVLLSVLGVMLYCTDKRRHLKVCKELESMLIVYFLQMKQILWGCWLWLTRQ is encoded by the exons ATGCAGCAGGGCACAGGAGGATGGCTCTCAGAAGAGGATGTGTCAGAGCAGGCCTGTCAAGCCGGGGACTATGAGAAGCTAGCTCAAGTTTGCATCATGAGTAAAAG ACCTCATCTTGCTTTAGAATACAATGGAAAG GCAACTAAAATTCGACAGAAGGCTTTTGGCAATGACCATCCAATTACTGCAAGGAGTCTGGAGCTCCTGGCCTCTGTCTATGCAGAAATTGGAAAGACAGAATATTCAG ATACAATAGGACAGTACACCTCTGCTCTGTCGAAGACTTTCTCACCTGCCGATTCATTCAGTGAAGTTTTAAATGGTGTGCCTTTAGCAAAGACAGAGGTCCGCCCAGATGGGAAGAGACTGCATAAAAAGGATCTGCTGCTTTCCCCAACAAACAGTAAAGAGAAG CAGGTCACAACATGTAAGTGTCTTACTTCTATACTGAGGAAGAGGTCAAGCTTCAGCTGCTCTGAGAACGAGTTCATGCACAGAAAGAAGTCAGACCGAAGAGTCCGGTTCAGGGAGCCTGAGATCATTGTACATG ACATTCCTTACTATGATTGTTTACTAG GTTATGACCAATCGACCAATAGAACACACTTTGCCCTGCTGGCTTGCATCTTCGTTTTACTGTCTGTGCTGGGAGTCATGCTGTACTGCACTGACAAGAGGAGACATTTGAAAGTGTGCAAAGAATTGGAGTCGATGTTAATTGTCTATTTTCTTCAGATGAAGCAAATCCTCTGGGGTTGTTGGCTATGGCTCACAAGGCAATGA